The following are encoded in a window of Mycoplasmopsis verecunda genomic DNA:
- the secY gene encoding preprotein translocase subunit SecY, with translation MRCNKRGVILRTLIYKFKNNWVNFWSTKELTKKVIFTSLLLIVYIMGTTITVPFVKVKDINQLGNNSFLNTLNLIGGGGLRQFSLFALGISPFINASLIMMILQSKIFPPIHKLSQSGPQGRRKINVITRFLTLAIAYPQAVFLLKTLTAGDNPFIYLDLSKVNISENAMVYFILPMILTATSLFALFISEQITNKGVGNGTSLIIFTGIAARLPFQFKEAFFHYIGLDPSKLSSSLVGIVNFTTYIVVYLVIIMIIAIVYAAERHIPIQQIGAGRSKSKKDMGKLPIKLNPGGIMPIIFAMMVLSFPTMIANILPADNASKQWIDHNLQFTQPIGFTLLLVIIFAFSLVMGIQQSKVDKIAEDFAKNSTFIPGVRPGEETQDYLIGIVFRLSVFSSIYLLILGGMQFVEIMAGILPSVISFGGTGLMILVSVSLETVSQLQARRKSYRLAKAKRESIKNIESNYQAESVEGLLW, from the coding sequence TTACGCTGTAATAAAAGAGGGGTAATTTTGCGAACTTTAATATACAAATTTAAGAATAATTGAGTTAATTTTTGAAGCACAAAAGAGCTAACCAAAAAGGTTATTTTTACTTCGCTCCTTTTGATTGTTTATATAATGGGAACAACAATAACAGTACCATTTGTAAAAGTAAAAGATATTAACCAATTAGGAAATAATTCATTCTTAAATACACTGAATTTAATTGGTGGAGGTGGCTTAAGACAATTCTCATTATTCGCACTTGGAATAAGCCCTTTCATTAATGCTTCTCTTATAATGATGATTCTCCAATCAAAAATATTCCCTCCGATTCATAAGTTGAGTCAAAGTGGGCCACAAGGTAGAAGAAAAATAAATGTTATAACAAGATTTCTTACCTTAGCTATAGCATATCCACAAGCTGTATTCTTGCTAAAAACGTTAACAGCAGGTGATAATCCATTTATTTATCTTGACTTATCAAAAGTAAATATATCTGAAAATGCAATGGTATATTTTATCTTGCCTATGATATTGACAGCTACATCATTATTTGCATTATTTATATCAGAGCAAATTACTAACAAGGGTGTTGGGAATGGAACAAGTTTAATCATTTTCACAGGTATAGCTGCTAGATTACCTTTCCAATTTAAAGAAGCCTTTTTCCACTATATTGGATTAGACCCATCTAAGTTATCTAGTTCATTAGTTGGAATTGTGAATTTCACTACATACATTGTTGTATATCTTGTAATTATTATGATTATTGCAATTGTTTATGCAGCTGAAAGACATATTCCAATTCAACAAATAGGAGCTGGTCGTTCTAAGAGTAAAAAGGATATGGGTAAATTACCTATTAAATTAAATCCTGGTGGAATTATGCCTATCATTTTTGCTATGATGGTATTATCATTCCCAACAATGATAGCTAATATTTTACCTGCAGATAATGCTTCTAAACAATGAATAGACCATAATCTACAATTTACTCAACCGATTGGATTTACATTATTATTAGTAATTATTTTTGCCTTTTCTTTAGTAATGGGGATTCAACAATCTAAAGTTGATAAGATTGCAGAAGATTTCGCTAAGAATTCAACATTTATACCTGGGGTTAGACCAGGAGAAGAAACTCAAGATTATTTAATTGGCATAGTATTTAGATTAAGTGTCTTTTCATCAATTTACTTATTAATATTAGGTGGAATGCAATTTGTTGAAATTATGGCTGGTATATTACCAAGTGTAATATCATTTGGTGGAACCGGATTAATGATTTTAGTAAGTGTTTCATTAGAAACAGTTAGTCAATTGCAAGCAAGAAGAAAATCATATAGATTAGCAAAAGCTAAAAGAGAATCAATTAAAAACATCGAATCAAATTATCAAGCAGAAAGTGTCGAAGGACTATTATGATAA
- a CDS encoding adenylate kinase family protein, with translation MINNIKTNIIFMGQPGAGKGTVASLLASKSNLIHVSTGNIFRKEIEKKTELGMKVQSIVTTGGYVPDEITNAIVKNALEELQSKNKYFILDGFPRTIAQAEYLKTLKEFKFIVVELEVDKSIILERLSGRRTCPQCGESYHIKFKPSKDNIKCDICSTELVQRQDDTEDRIAKRLDLYEEQTKPLLDYYSKLGELNVIDASQRPDLVADKVLKLIEKNDKI, from the coding sequence ATGATAAACAATATCAAAACAAATATTATATTTATGGGACAGCCTGGAGCAGGTAAGGGAACAGTTGCTTCATTACTAGCAAGTAAAAGTAATTTAATTCATGTCTCAACTGGTAATATATTTAGAAAAGAAATCGAAAAGAAAACAGAATTAGGAATGAAAGTCCAAAGTATTGTTACAACAGGTGGATATGTTCCTGATGAAATAACAAATGCAATAGTAAAAAATGCATTAGAAGAATTACAAAGTAAAAATAAATATTTTATATTAGATGGATTCCCACGTACAATAGCCCAAGCAGAATATTTAAAAACATTAAAAGAATTTAAATTTATAGTTGTGGAATTAGAAGTTGATAAATCAATTATTCTTGAACGTTTAAGCGGAAGAAGAACTTGCCCACAATGTGGTGAAAGTTATCATATAAAATTTAAGCCTTCAAAAGATAATATTAAGTGCGATATTTGTTCTACAGAATTAGTACAAAGACAAGATGACACTGAAGATAGAATTGCAAAAAGATTAGATTTATATGAAGAACAAACAAAGCCTTTATTAGATTACTACTCAAAATTAGGTGAATTAAATGTAATTGATGCATCTCAAAGACCTGATTTAGTTGCTGATAAAGTACTTAAATTAATAGAAAAAAATGATAAAATATAA
- the map gene encoding type I methionyl aminopeptidase, with product MITIKNPEEIEKISKSCQILAEVKQVIWDFVRPGVSLKDIDQLAFKEIIKRGAKPAFKGLYGFPATACISVNEQLIHGIPGNYVLKEGDLVSIDLGCIWEGYNSDSAFTKGVGKISDNDQKLIDVAREAFYAGFRAIKKGARVGDISYAIGKYIKEHGYYTPSEFCGHGIGKKLHEDPYVPNDGKKGTGPLLKDGMVICIEPMITQCPRIKTLKDGWTVVSADHSNNSHYEHTVLIKNGKGIILTKGI from the coding sequence ATGATTACCATTAAAAATCCTGAAGAAATCGAAAAGATTTCAAAATCATGTCAAATCTTGGCAGAAGTTAAACAAGTTATTTGAGACTTTGTAAGACCAGGTGTTTCTTTAAAAGATATTGATCAATTGGCTTTTAAAGAAATAATTAAAAGAGGGGCCAAACCTGCATTTAAAGGTTTATATGGCTTTCCTGCTACAGCATGTATATCTGTAAACGAACAATTGATTCATGGTATTCCAGGAAATTACGTTCTCAAAGAAGGTGATCTAGTTAGTATTGATTTAGGTTGCATTTGAGAAGGATACAATAGTGACAGTGCCTTTACAAAAGGTGTTGGCAAAATATCTGATAATGATCAAAAACTTATTGATGTAGCTCGTGAAGCTTTTTATGCTGGATTTAGAGCAATTAAAAAAGGTGCGCGTGTCGGAGATATTTCATATGCTATTGGAAAATATATAAAAGAACATGGATACTATACACCATCAGAATTTTGTGGACACGGAATCGGTAAGAAATTACATGAAGATCCATATGTTCCAAATGATGGTAAAAAAGGTACAGGACCATTACTAAAAGATGGAATGGTAATTTGTATCGAACCAATGATTACGCAGTGCCCAAGAATTAAAACTTTAAAAGACGGGTGAACTGTAGTTAGCGCTGATCATAGTAATAATTCACATTACGAACATACCGTATTGATAAAGAATGGTAAAGGTATCATTCTTACGAAAGGAATTTAA
- the infA gene encoding translation initiation factor IF-1, whose translation MAKDAIKITGVVKEAYSADDYSVELENGVVIKAHISGKMRVNHIRILPGDAVDVEVSPYDLTQGRITYRHK comes from the coding sequence TTGGCGAAAGATGCTATTAAAATAACAGGCGTTGTTAAAGAAGCATACTCAGCAGATGATTATTCTGTTGAATTAGAAAATGGCGTAGTAATTAAAGCACACATCTCAGGTAAAATGAGAGTAAATCACATCAGAATTTTACCAGGTGATGCTGTTGATGTAGAAGTAAGCCCTTACGATTTAACTCAAGGGCGTATTACTTACAGACACAAATAA
- the rpmJ gene encoding 50S ribosomal protein L36, giving the protein MKVRASVKKMCKDCKIIKRKGIIRVICEQPKHKQRQG; this is encoded by the coding sequence ATGAAAGTTAGAGCAAGTGTTAAAAAAATGTGTAAAGACTGTAAAATTATCAAACGTAAAGGAATTATCCGTGTAATTTGTGAACAACCAAAACACAAACAAAGACAAGGATAA
- the rpsM gene encoding 30S ribosomal protein S13 translates to MARILNVEIPNNKRVVISLTYIYGIGQSLAKEICTKANISEDARVKDLSEEELSRIREVAKEYTTEGDLRREVSLNIKRLMEIKCYRGMRHRKGLPVRGQSTKKNARTRKGPRKTVAGKKGK, encoded by the coding sequence ATGGCTAGAATTTTAAACGTAGAAATTCCTAACAATAAGCGTGTTGTTATTTCATTAACATACATTTACGGAATTGGTCAATCTTTAGCTAAAGAAATTTGTACTAAAGCAAACATTAGCGAAGATGCTCGTGTTAAAGATTTATCTGAAGAAGAATTATCAAGAATTCGTGAAGTAGCAAAAGAATACACAACTGAAGGTGACTTACGTAGAGAAGTAAGTTTAAACATCAAACGTTTAATGGAAATTAAATGCTACCGTGGAATGAGACACCGTAAAGGATTACCTGTTCGTGGACAAAGCACTAAGAAAAATGCTCGTACACGTAAAGGACCTAGAAAAACAGTTGCTGGAAAGAAAGGTAAATAA
- the rpsK gene encoding 30S ribosomal protein S11 produces MARKTKKKNITSGVAHIHSTNQNTIVTFADENGNVIAWSSAGAIGYKGTKKKTPYAVGLAAQAAAEAAKEHGIKTVKVELKGLGAGKDAARKQIEVSGITVTEIKDVTPVPHNGTRPPKRILKRERMKK; encoded by the coding sequence ATGGCACGTAAAACAAAGAAAAAGAACATTACTAGTGGTGTTGCACACATCCACTCAACAAACCAAAATACAATCGTTACATTTGCAGATGAAAATGGTAATGTTATTGCTTGATCATCAGCAGGTGCGATTGGTTACAAAGGTACAAAAAAGAAAACTCCATATGCTGTTGGTTTAGCTGCTCAAGCCGCTGCCGAAGCTGCAAAAGAACACGGAATTAAAACAGTTAAAGTTGAATTAAAAGGTCTTGGAGCAGGTAAAGATGCTGCAAGAAAACAAATCGAAGTAAGTGGTATTACAGTTACTGAAATTAAAGATGTTACACCAGTTCCACACAACGGAACAAGACCTCCTAAACGTATTTTAAAACGTGAACGTATGAAGAAATAA
- a CDS encoding DNA-directed RNA polymerase subunit alpha translates to MEKFKKPNYLEKPQIRETSEYETTFSLQGLERGYANTLGVALRRTLLSSITSLAPFCVRIEGVEHEFQTIKDVVEDVPSLIMNLRKVRFTYDPSQVQDNEIIKVTLSSEAVGPVTARSLKAVNNPSVNVLDHNIYLATVQSEHALKLELYLRAGRGFMSFEENKPYIVKREPELAALTEIKKARFIAIDSNFSPIEKVSYTVSELNSSSSKLEEKLDFTIHTDGTVKAKDAIKNASEILMGMFQVIGAVEDMKLDIFEVEQPKVEEKEEDDLDISQMGLSVRSANALKRIRKTKLSQIKELTLNQLEQTKNLGKKSIQEIIDKLKEYGYELKEGDE, encoded by the coding sequence ATGGAAAAATTTAAAAAACCAAATTATTTAGAAAAACCACAAATTAGAGAAACTAGTGAATATGAAACAACTTTTTCTTTACAAGGTTTAGAAAGAGGATATGCTAACACTTTAGGAGTTGCTTTAAGACGTACATTACTTTCAAGTATTACATCTTTAGCACCATTCTGTGTTAGAATTGAAGGTGTTGAGCATGAATTCCAAACTATTAAAGATGTAGTTGAAGATGTACCAAGTTTAATTATGAACCTAAGAAAAGTTAGATTCACATATGATCCAAGTCAAGTTCAAGATAATGAAATTATTAAAGTTACATTATCATCTGAAGCAGTTGGACCTGTAACAGCTAGATCATTAAAAGCTGTTAATAATCCAAGTGTTAATGTATTAGACCACAACATCTATTTAGCAACAGTTCAAAGCGAACATGCACTTAAATTAGAATTATATTTACGTGCAGGTCGTGGGTTTATGTCTTTTGAAGAAAACAAACCTTATATTGTAAAAAGAGAACCTGAATTAGCTGCTTTAACAGAAATCAAAAAAGCAAGATTTATTGCTATTGATTCTAATTTTTCACCAATTGAAAAAGTTTCATATACTGTATCAGAATTGAATTCATCATCTTCAAAATTAGAAGAAAAATTAGATTTTACAATTCATACAGATGGAACAGTTAAAGCTAAAGATGCTATTAAAAATGCATCAGAAATTTTAATGGGAATGTTTCAAGTTATTGGAGCTGTTGAAGATATGAAATTAGATATCTTCGAAGTGGAACAACCTAAAGTGGAAGAAAAAGAAGAAGACGATTTAGATATTTCTCAAATGGGATTATCAGTTCGTTCAGCTAATGCATTAAAGAGAATTAGAAAAACTAAGTTATCTCAAATTAAAGAACTTACATTGAATCAACTTGAACAAACAAAGAACTTAGGTAAAAAATCAATTCAAGAAATCATTGACAAACTTAAAGAATATGGTTACGAATTAAAAGAAGGAGACGAATAA
- the rplQ gene encoding 50S ribosomal protein L17 gives MANPTQIYSRDTKWRNGVMRSLVSELYVNGRIVTTLTRAKEVRRHAERMIQKAKNPTLANRRAVAAYLRPILTKDGKEVQKYLFDDIAPKYAERNGGYTRIIKLPRRQGDSTRMAIIELV, from the coding sequence ATGGCAAATCCTACACAAATTTATTCACGTGATACAAAATGAAGAAATGGTGTAATGCGTTCATTAGTGAGCGAATTATATGTTAACGGAAGAATAGTAACAACTTTAACAAGAGCAAAAGAAGTAAGAAGACACGCAGAAAGAATGATTCAAAAAGCTAAAAACCCTACTTTAGCTAACAGACGTGCTGTTGCTGCATATTTACGTCCAATTCTTACAAAAGACGGTAAAGAAGTGCAAAAATACTTATTTGACGATATTGCACCTAAATATGCCGAAAGAAACGGTGGATACACAAGAATAATTAAATTACCTCGTCGTCAAGGTGATTCAACACGTATGGCAATTATTGAATTAGTTTAA
- a CDS encoding acetate/propionate family kinase has protein sequence MNQKVLVINAGSSSIKLSLFDKETLELIASGIAERITLPEGNISIKFKGEKYEVTVAMPTHEVAVEELYKLMQKINLISNPDEISNIGFRIVQGGNYFNSTTKITDKEIALIDECSMYAPLHNPGAVQSILGFRKVFPHAKLSADFDTAFHTTINKVNSTYAIPKYLTEEYKIKRYGAHGISHEYITEKLSQILGKDKVTFVNLHLGNGGSLCAIKDSKSFDTSMGLTPLAGIMMGTRSGDIDPSIHEFVCHQTGMGIQEFTSLLNKQSGLLGVSTVSSDMRDITAAANAGNEDAAFALELYAQKIADYTALYANKIGGNPDAIVFTAGIGENVALIRQMVADKLFFKNIKIDHQANTSSFDEYQLISAPDSEVKVFVIRTNEELVIARNALKVYAE, from the coding sequence ATGAATCAAAAAGTCTTAGTTATTAACGCCGGAAGTAGTTCAATTAAGTTAAGTTTATTTGATAAAGAAACTTTAGAATTAATTGCTAGCGGTATTGCTGAAAGAATAACACTTCCAGAAGGAAATATTTCAATTAAATTCAAGGGAGAAAAATACGAAGTAACAGTTGCTATGCCTACACATGAAGTTGCTGTTGAAGAATTATATAAATTAATGCAAAAAATTAATCTAATTTCTAATCCTGACGAAATATCAAATATCGGTTTTAGAATTGTGCAAGGTGGAAATTACTTTAATTCAACTACAAAAATTACTGATAAAGAAATTGCTTTAATTGATGAATGTTCAATGTATGCACCATTGCATAATCCAGGAGCTGTACAATCAATCCTTGGATTTAGAAAAGTATTTCCACATGCAAAATTATCTGCTGATTTTGATACAGCATTCCATACAACAATTAATAAAGTTAATTCAACATATGCTATTCCAAAATACTTAACAGAAGAATACAAAATTAAACGTTATGGAGCACATGGGATTTCACATGAATACATTACAGAGAAACTTTCACAAATTTTAGGAAAAGATAAAGTAACATTTGTTAACTTACACCTAGGAAATGGCGGAAGTTTATGTGCAATTAAAGATTCAAAATCTTTTGATACATCCATGGGACTAACACCACTTGCAGGAATTATGATGGGAACACGTTCAGGCGATATTGACCCATCAATTCATGAATTTGTATGTCATCAAACAGGAATGGGGATACAAGAATTTACAAGTTTATTAAATAAACAAAGTGGTTTATTAGGTGTATCAACAGTATCAAGCGATATGCGTGATATTACAGCAGCTGCTAATGCAGGAAACGAAGATGCAGCTTTTGCTTTAGAATTATATGCACAAAAAATTGCTGATTACACAGCATTATATGCAAACAAAATCGGTGGAAATCCTGATGCTATTGTATTTACAGCCGGAATTGGGGAAAACGTTGCTTTAATTAGACAAATGGTTGCTGATAAATTATTCTTTAAGAATATTAAAATTGATCATCAAGCAAACACAAGTAGTTTTGATGAATACCAATTAATTTCAGCACCAGATAGTGAAGTTAAAGTATTTGTAATTAGAACTAATGAAGAATTAGTTATTGCAAGAAATGCATTAAAAGTTTATGCAGAATAA
- the coaD gene encoding pantetheine-phosphate adenylyltransferase → MQNKKIALYAGSFDPFHKGHEVIVQKALKLFDELYIVVTWNPDKDNKQQIENNYLALQEFYKDNNVIKVLKNNNKMTADLCKDLNIKWLVRSARNNNDYNYELELACGNKSLNHELETVLILPNCEDINYESRLIRHKEKINNV, encoded by the coding sequence ATGCAGAATAAAAAAATTGCTTTATATGCTGGCTCTTTTGATCCTTTCCATAAAGGACATGAAGTGATTGTACAAAAAGCTCTCAAACTTTTTGATGAGTTATATATTGTTGTAACTTGAAATCCTGATAAGGATAATAAGCAACAAATTGAAAATAATTATTTGGCTTTACAAGAATTTTATAAAGATAATAATGTTATAAAAGTATTAAAAAATAATAATAAAATGACTGCGGATTTATGTAAGGACTTAAATATAAAATGACTTGTTCGCAGCGCAAGAAATAATAACGATTACAACTATGAGTTAGAGTTAGCTTGTGGTAATAAATCATTAAATCATGAACTAGAAACTGTTTTAATTCTTCCTAATTGTGAAGATATTAATTATGAATCAAGATTAATCAGACATAAGGAAAAAATCAATAATGTTTAA
- the yihA gene encoding ribosome biogenesis GTP-binding protein YihA/YsxC — MFKFIKSASNKENWYEHPYNEVAFWGRSNVGKSSLINAIVSNKKLAKVSKTPGRTQLLNFFQNDFGAVFVDLPGYGYARVSNAQLVEMNKMIDEYIINRNNLKCVYLLIDSRHGITKTDIEPIEFLLRVGVDFKLVYTKADKLKQKDKHKLVQDIKKSREIYGPFQYFLVSSETKTGINDLILDINETLSGEHNE; from the coding sequence ATGTTTAAATTTATTAAGTCAGCTTCAAATAAAGAGAATTGATATGAACACCCATATAATGAGGTGGCTTTTTGAGGCCGCTCGAATGTTGGAAAAAGTTCATTAATAAATGCTATTGTATCTAATAAAAAACTAGCTAAAGTGTCTAAAACTCCTGGAAGAACTCAATTATTAAATTTCTTCCAAAATGATTTTGGTGCAGTATTTGTTGATTTACCAGGATATGGATATGCTAGAGTTTCGAATGCTCAATTAGTAGAAATGAACAAAATGATAGATGAATACATTATTAACCGTAATAATTTAAAATGTGTTTATCTCTTAATTGATTCAAGACACGGAATTACCAAAACCGATATTGAACCAATTGAATTTCTATTAAGAGTCGGAGTTGATTTCAAATTGGTTTATACTAAAGCTGATAAACTAAAACAAAAAGATAAACATAAATTAGTACAAGATATCAAGAAATCTAGGGAAATTTATGGACCTTTTCAATATTTCTTAGTATCTAGTGAAACAAAAACAGGGATTAATGACTTAATTCTAGATATAAATGAAACATTATCAGGAGAGCATAATGAATAA